Proteins from a genomic interval of Microtus ochrogaster isolate Prairie Vole_2 chromosome 24, MicOch1.0, whole genome shotgun sequence:
- the Tespa1 gene encoding protein TESPA1 — translation MEASVLSPTSWEKRRAWLQQSRNWQTQVLEEEAAAALQDALDPEPSSLDDVFQEGNPINKIEDWLQGCGDTEEGLSEETGQSNCSGYSSHGTSFEDDLSLGAEAMLLATNGNLFSRKFLQTPRPCQLLDLGCSLASSSMTGGTNKTSSSISEILDQVQEDAEDVLFSLGFGHEDHKDTSRIPARFFTNPSQAKGIDFQLFLKSQMERIEMEDPCLMLASRFKQVQTLAVTADAFFCLYSYVSKTPVQKFTPPNMFWPCDPTDMPSIRILDTEPEPHSPRERLRKAISKMCLYTGSRDRLAPFHNNPKRNSLDQVVWEVMDRVKGEKLGLQQGSGNGQVPQEESVSPVQNTKPSTSPFSCVFCPKEETQGDKCCVHALDRAGPQCNTDSIQARELWGLQAIDEKPYSAENESSWGRKSKVRKSLFQSPPSDKEIKSLDLSIIQKKQKQSQARHELHQSLTQQLGSASDLEQVQNNNEEEEECHLPSRAGHPYFYHTSLGEDSRMKCFQKRHKLPLLTCVSHSSRDHRVIQKLLSAAEIDTCVMSVTGK, via the exons ATGGAAGCATCAGTGCTTAGCCCCACATCCTGGGAGAAACGAAGAGCATGGTTACAACAAAGTCGTAACTGGCAAACCCAGGTCCTGGAAGAAGAGGCTGCAGCTGCCCTGCAGGATGCACTGGATCCAGAGCCTTCCAGCTTGGATGATGTTTTCCAGGAAG GAAATCCAATCAATAAGATTGAGGACTGGCTGCAGGGCTGTGG aGACACTGAGGAAGGACTTTCTGAAGAAACAGGGCAATCCAACTGCAGTG GGTACTCTAGCCATGGGACTAGCTTTGAAGATGACTTGAGTCTTGGAGCGGAGG CCATGCTACTAGCCACCAATGGAAACCTCTTCTCCAG GAAATTCCTCCAGACACCCAGGCCTTGTCAGTTACTTGATCTTGGCTGTAGTTTGGCTTCCAGCAGCATGACTGGTGGAACTAACAAAACCAGTTCAAG TATCTCAGAGATCTTGGACCAGGTACAAGAAGATGCAGAAGACGTCCTCTTTAGTCTGGGCTTTGGCCATGAGGACCACAAAGATACATCTCGTATCCCTGCAAGATTTTTCACCAACCCCTCTCAGGCCAAGGGCATTGACTTTCAGCTCTTTCTGAAATCTCAGATGGAAAGGATTGAGATGGAGGATCCCTGCCTGATGCTGGCCA GCCGGTTCAAGCAGGTGCAAACACTGGCCGTCACTGcagatgctttcttctgtctctactcCTATGTATCTAAGACACCCGTCCAAAAGTTCACACCACCCAACATGTTCTGGCCTTGTGACCCAACTGATATGCCATCCATCAGGATTctggatacagagcctgaacccCACTCACCCAGAGAACGTCTGCGGAAAGCAATCTCTAAAATGTGCCTGTATACAGGTTCCCGAGATCGCCTGGCACCATTTCACAACAACCCCAAAAGGAACAGTTTGGACCAAGTTGTGTGGGAAGTGATGGACAGAGTGAAAGGAGAAAAGCTAGGTCTCCAGCAAGGCTCTGGAAATGGACAAGTCCCTCAGGAAGAGTCTGTGTCTCCAGTACAAAATACAAAGCCGTCCACTTCtcctttttcatgtgttttttgcCCTAAGGAAGAAACACAGGGAGACAAGTGCTGTGTTCATGCTCTGGACAGAGCAGGTCCACAATGCAATACAGACTCTATACAAGCAAGAGAGCTGTGGGGTCTACAGGCCATTGATGAGAAGCCCTACTCGGCTGAGAATGAGAGTTCATGGGGAAGGAAAAGCAAAGTGAGAAAGAGCCTATTCCAAAGTCCTCCCTCAGACAAGGAGATTAAATCACTGGACTTGTCCATCAtccagaagaaacaaaagcagagccaaGCCAGACATGAGCTACACCAATCTCTAACTCAGCAGCTTGGGAGTGCTTCTGACTTGGAGCAG GtacaaaacaacaatgaagaagaggaggagtgtCACTTGCCCAGCAGAGCCGGGCACCCCTACTTCTACCACACTTCCCTTGGAGAAGACTCAAGAA tgaaatGTTTCCAAAAGAGACATAAATTGCCACTCTTAACCTGTGTCTCTCACTCTTCAAGAGATCACAGGGTGATTCAGAAGTTGCTCAGTGCTGCTGAGATTGACACCTGTGTGATGAGTGTGACAGGGAAATAG